In the Lolium rigidum isolate FL_2022 unplaced genomic scaffold, APGP_CSIRO_Lrig_0.1 contig_13491_1, whole genome shotgun sequence genome, one interval contains:
- the LOC124680359 gene encoding polyadenylate-binding protein RBP47C'-like — MQMAAATTDAPAAAVAHPHPHAHGPPVPHGHGHPHPHHHMPQPRWVVLPYPPPPPMVAAPPPPPPQYVKHFAPPASVTPPPPSAGSGGNGGDENRTIWVGDLQYWMDENYLHSCFGPSGEVVTIKVIRNRHSGVSEGYGFVEFCSHASAEKALQNFAGHVMPNTDRAFKLNWASYSVGEKRSELASDHSIFVGDLAVDVTDEMLMELFANKYRSVKGAKVIIDANTGRSRGYGFVRFGDDNDKTHAMTEMNGVYCSTRPIRIGPATPRRTTGDSGSSPPRQSDGDSTNKTVYVGGLDPNVSEDELRKAFAKYGDVASVKIPVGKQCGFVQFVNRADAEEALQGLSGSTIGKQAVRLSWGRSPASKQV; from the exons atgcagatggcggcggcgacgaccgatGCTCCGGCGGCAGCTGTGGCGCACCCACATCCCCACGCCCACGGACCACCGGTGCCGCACGGCCACGGCCACCCGCACCCACACCACCACATGCCGCAGCCGCGGTGGGTCGTCCTGCCctaccccccgccgccgccgatggtggcCGCGCCCCCGCCTCCCCCGCCGCAGTACGTCAAGCATTTCGCGCCGCCGGCCTCGGTCACTCCGCCCCCGCCATCGGCCGGATCCGGCGGGAACGGGGGTGACGAGAACCGGACGATCTGGGTCGGCGACCTCCAGTACTGGATGGACGAGAACTACCTCCACAGCTGCTTCGGCCCGAGCGGCGAG GTGGTCACAATTAAAGTTATCCGCAATAGGCATTCTGGAGTTTCTGAGGGTTATGGTTTTGTAGAGTTCTGTTCCCATGCATCAGCAGAGAAAGCACTTCAGAATTTTGCCGGTCATGTAATGCCTAATACTGACCGAGCTTTTAAGTTAAATTGGGCATCATATAGTGTGGGAGAAAAACGATCCGAACTTGCTTCTGATCACTCAATTTTTGTTGGTGATCTAGCTGTTGATGTTACCGATGAAATGTTGATGGAACTTTTTGCTAACAAATATCGATCTGTGAAAGGAGCTAAAGTTATTATTGATGCAAACACGGGCCGTTCTAGGGGATACGGGTTTGTTAGGTTTGGAGATGATAATGACAAAACTCATGCCATGACTGAAATGAATGGTGTATATTGCTCCACTCGGCCAATTCGCATAGGACCTGCGACTCCTAGAAGAACTACAG GTGATTCTGGTTCCTCTCCACCAAGGCAATCAGATGGGGACTCGACTAACAAGACA GTATATGTTGGTGGGCTTGACCCCAATGTCAGTGAAGATGAACTAAGGAAAGCATTTGCAAAGTATGGCGATGTTGCCTCTGTCAAAATTCCTGTTGGGAAACAGTGCGGCTTTGTTCAATTTGTCAACAG AGCTGATGCAGAAGAAGCACTACAAGGGTTGAGTGGATCAACAATTGGGAAACAGGCAGTTCGTCTTTCTTGGGGACGCAGTCCAGCAAGCAAACAGGTTTGA